The nucleotide sequence CCAGCTCCCATCTTCATCATTGATTGAAACTACTTCTGCCGTAGTATCTACATGCCCTTGAACGATATGACCATCAAATCTGCCATCTGCTTTCATGCATCTTTCTAAATTGAGCTTGTCTCCAAATTCAACTTGCCCTAAACTTGATTTTTTGAGCGTCTCATCAATAGCTGTCACCCAGTGTTTGCCCGATGCTATTTTAGTTACCGTAAGGCAAACTCCATTGTGAGAAACACTCTGGTCAACTTTTAGCTCTTCCGATAAATTTGAAGAGATAACAAAACCTACATTTGATCCATCCTGAATTATTTCCTCTACTTTCCCTACCGTTTCGACTATTCCTGTAAACACGCTGATTAAATTTAAGCTTCAAAATAAGGCAATTGGAAGATACCTACAAGCATAAAGGATTGCGAAAGCAGTTGGTTCAAGAGATTTCCAGAAAAGGAATAAAGGATAAAGCTGTATTAAATGCTATTCACAAAATTCCACGGCACTTCTTTTTTGACAAAATATTCGACGCACATGCATATGAAGACAAAGCTTTCCCCATTGATGCAGGGCAAACGATAAGTCAACCATACACTGTGGCTTTCCAATCTGAGCTGCTCCAAGTCAAACCTGAAGATAAGATTCTTGAAATAGGAACTGGATCCGGTTATCAAGCATGTGTACTTCTGGAGCTAGGCGCGAAAGTCTATACAATAGAGTACCAAAAGAAGCTCTATCAAAAAGCCATTCGTTTTTTACCCAAATTAGGCTATCAACCTCACATGTATCAAGGTGATGGTTCCAAAGGAATAACTCGATTTGCCCCTTACGATGGCATTATTGTCACGGCAGGTGCGCCTACCATCCCTGAAGAATTAATTAAGCAGCTCAAGATCGGAGGAAGATTAGTAATACCAGTAGGGAACAATGACATACAATCTATGGTTTTGATCGAGAAAGTGAGTGAAAACAAAATAAAAAAGAAGCAATTCGACAATTTCAGCTTTGTACCTTTGCGAGGTGAGCGTGGATGGCCCACCAATGGTGAGATTAAATAATTGGAAAAAATGAAGGTTGGTTAAATTTAGTAAGGGTTTATAGTGAAAGGAATTGAACACGCATTTACTCTAATAGCATCAAGAAACTGAATATGAAAAAAATAAAAAATTGTAAAGATTCCTTCGTGACTATGACGGAACTTGTACTTCCAAATGACACAAATGGACTTGACAATCTTATGGGTGGGAGACTTATGCATTGGATGGATATTGCTGCAGCTATTGCCGCTCAAAAACACTCAAACAGAATAGTAGTAACCGCATCTGTTGATAATATCTCTTTTTCAGAACCCATAAGAAAAGGTAATACAGTAACGATCTCCGCATTCGTTACGCGTGCATTTAGTTCCTCAATGGAGGTCTATTTAGAAGTAGTTGCTGAAGACATTCCCGCTGACAAAAAAGTACATACTAACAGAGCATTCTTCACTTTCGTTGCAGTGGATCAATCTGGAAAACCAATTGATATACCTCAATTGGAGCCGGAAACTGATTTGGAAAAAGAGCTTTATGAAGGCGCTCTTAGAAGAAGACAGTTAAGATTAGTTCTTGGAAAACGAATGAAACCTAGCGAAGCGAAAGAACTACGCTCTATATTTGATATGGAAGAATAATCTCCATGGAGAAAGAACATCTACATCTGCTGATAAATGAGGAAATCTACTTGCTTTCGCAAGACGAAACCATTAAAGTTGAGTATGAAAAAGAGAAGGAAGTTATTTCAGAGCTAGCTGAGCCTGAATTAGAGACGATCAAAGGCGAACCTAAAGAAACACTTGTTGACGAAACTAGGTCAGAAGAATCGGAAACTGAAACTACTCGAGTTTCAGAACATGAACCAGAGCCCGCAGTAGAAAAGTCAGAAGAAAAAGAAGAAATTCAACAAGAGTCTCCCCATATACCTATTCAGAAAGTTGAGGAGCCATCAGAAATTCCTTTTGCCATATTCCATAGCAGTATAGTACCTGCAGAACATGAATTGTTACAGAAAATCATTGATGCGTGTAAAATTCCAGCAGGTGATTACAAAATTTTTTCTAATGGTTTCGATCAATCAGTCCAGTTCAAAAAAGCTTTAGTTTTCGTCCCTGAAGCAAAAGCATTTTATAGCCCCATTCCGTACAAAGGAAGTGCGTTTCTTTGTTCAAAGCCACTTGTCGATTTGGCAAAAGATCAAGCTGAGAAAGCGAAGCTATGGGGTGCATTACAAAAATTCATCTAAATCATAAAAATGAAATTTGTCTTTGCAGGTATCTCTTTGATGATTTTCACTTGCTTAAACGCTCAAAATTTAATTCCTAATCCAAGTTTCGAAGATTATGTATTATGCCCCTCTAACCACTCTACGATTCATGAACCAATAAAAACAAGGCATTGGATATCACCTACTTTGGGAACTCCTGATTTATTTAGCGCATGTGCTCTTCCAGTAGTATCAACTCCTAAAAATTTTGCGGGTATTGCTTACCTGCCCGATGGAAATAATTACGTTGGAATGTATTTTGGTAGTCCACGAAAATCCTCAAATAAGAGTTATAGAGAATATCTTACATGTGAATTAAAAGAACAACTTAAAAAAGGAACTAAATACAAGTTGGAATTCTTTGCTAAGCCAGCAACAAATTCAAAGTTTATAGGAAATAAATTATCATTTACATTTAGTTCAGATTCGATTATCGTTAATGATGATAATGTACTTACCAACCTCCCTTATCAAATCATTCTTGTTGACACTCTTGAGGTAGTCAATGGTTGGTATAAAATCAGCAACACCTTTGTTGCCAATGGAACTGAGACCTTCTTTACCATTGGAGACTTTATTCCTCCAGAAGATGGTGAATTTGAGGAAATGTTCAATATGTTCTCTGAAATAACAGAGAGAATTTCATCTTATTATCTATTTGATGATTTTTTCCTAACTGATGTCAATTTAGAAAACGAAGATTTTCAGATTGAAAAACCATTTAGTCTAGGTAAGATATACTTTGAATTTGATTCATTTGAGTTAAAAGAAACGTATATAGAATTAGAAGCTTTAGCTAGATATATGAAATTAAATAATCAATTAAAACTTCAAATTTACGGTAACACAGATTCAGAAGGATCTGAAGAGTACAATGATAGATTATCAATAAAAAGAGCTCAATCAGTTAAGGAAGCTCTACTAAGATTTAAAGTAGAAGAGAATCGAATAGAGGTATATGGTTTAGGTGAACGTGAAAGCATTTATGATTTCGATTCACTAAATAGAAGAACTGAATTTTTACTTCTTCTTGAGGACTTTCAATCTGAAGATAAATAATTATTAACATGAATCACTAGATGTTATTAACTCAATAGAGCACATTGTAGATAATCTACAAGTAAGAAAGACGATTGAGTGATATCTAAATTTCTGAAAATCAGAATATAGATGTTAGCACTACAATTTCACGAACTCAAGCAAGAATTAACTAGAGCATAAAGACATTTTAAAATGGAATTAAACACACTTCAAAAGTTTTTACTACTCGCTCAACACCCTAAGAAAGGAGCCTTTGCTACATCGCATATCTACATCAGCTATGGAATCATAGGGGCTATATTGCTTGAATTGGCTCTTCTGGATAAGATTTCTATAGAAAAGGAAATTCTCATTGTAAAAAATGATAGAGGAGTTGATCATTCGATGTTTTCTGAAGTTTTGACTAAAATCAAATCTTCAAAAAAACCAAGAAAGGTAAAGCACTGGATTATCAAACTCGCCAGAGAATCACGAGCGTACAAATGGACTATTTTAAACGAGTTAGTTGATCAACGAATAGTGAGAATAGAGAGTAAAAAATTCCTAGGGTTTATTCCATATAAAAGGCACTACTTAATTGATAAGAGAATTCGAACCAAATTAATTGATCAAGTAAAAAAGAACATTTTCTCAAAAGAAGACCTGATTGAAAAAGACGTCATTGTTCTTGGCTTGGTTGAAGCATGCAAAATGCATAGAATCATCACGACTGATAGAGGAGAATTAAAGCGATTAAAAAAAGAGCTAAAAGAAATCATCAAAGATAGCCCAATAGCAGAGACGGTAGATACAACCATTAAACAGGTTCAGGCAACTATTATGATGGCAATTATTGCTGCATCGGTTACTACTACGACCACATCTAATTAGCGATAAAGATCGTCTTAATCCTCATTCAAGGTCAACGCTGGGTTAGTGCTTGCCCACTTAGCGGATCTGGCAGCTGTAATTACAAATACAAGAGAATACGCCAAAAACAATGCAATTGGATACACCCACATGCTCATCTCTATCACATATGCATAGTCTTGCAACCATGTACTCACTACCCAATAGCTAAGTAAGCTCCCAAGAATTGCAGCAGTGAGAATAATAAACCAAAGGTCTTGGTTTAACACACCAATAATTCGTAGAAGTGAGGCTCCCAAAACTTTTCGGATGGTTAATTCTTTGGATTTCAGTCCAATGATATATACCATAAACCCGACCAAACCTAAAACTGAGAGGCTGATTGCCAAAACAGAAAATGTAATGCTGATTTGACCAGTTTGACGTTCTTTGGCGTACAATCGTTTCACGGACTCATCCATCAGATCGTATTCCATCGGTACGTTAGGTTGAATTTCATACCATTGATCTTGAATCAAATTTATGATAGATTCCAGTTCAGATGAGTTTGCACGAATAAGGATATTGGTATTCACAAACTGTGGGTCAGTCCTCAATGAAATAATTTGAGGAGTAATTTTTTCTTTCAACGTGAAAAAATGAAAATCCTTAAACACGCCGGAAACTTTTCGATTCAATTCATTTTCCGTTCCGGGGCGCAAAATAATTTTTTTACCGATAGGATCTTCTTGCCATCCAAACCTTTCAATAAAGCTATGATTGACAAGGGAAATAATCTGTCCAGCTTCAGATGATAACAACACGTTTTTAAAATCACCATGCGTAAGATCCATCCCCATCACATCGAAATAATCTATATCTACACCGTAAGACAATAAATTCTCATACGTTTCGTCCTCCCCTTCTACTTTAAACGCTAAAGGATTCATTCCATCTCCCATCATTGGGCCGAAAGCAACACCACTGATTTGCGGATAGGAAAGTAATTTTGTCTTTAA is from Marinobacter alexandrii and encodes:
- a CDS encoding riboflavin synthase; the encoded protein is MFTGIVETVGKVEEIIQDGSNVGFVISSNLSEELKVDQSVSHNGVCLTVTKIASGKHWVTAIDETLKKSSLGQVEFGDKLNLERCMKADGRFDGHIVQGHVDTTAEVVSINDEDGSWLFTFNIKGEGLIVEKGSICINGTSLTCFNVNENHFSVAIIPYTFEYTNFNQLTVGSIVNIEFDIIGKYIHQILNKK
- a CDS encoding protein-L-isoaspartate(D-aspartate) O-methyltransferase; its protein translation is MEDTYKHKGLRKQLVQEISRKGIKDKAVLNAIHKIPRHFFFDKIFDAHAYEDKAFPIDAGQTISQPYTVAFQSELLQVKPEDKILEIGTGSGYQACVLLELGAKVYTIEYQKKLYQKAIRFLPKLGYQPHMYQGDGSKGITRFAPYDGIIVTAGAPTIPEELIKQLKIGGRLVIPVGNNDIQSMVLIEKVSENKIKKKQFDNFSFVPLRGERGWPTNGEIK
- a CDS encoding acyl-CoA thioesterase, giving the protein MKKIKNCKDSFVTMTELVLPNDTNGLDNLMGGRLMHWMDIAAAIAAQKHSNRIVVTASVDNISFSEPIRKGNTVTISAFVTRAFSSSMEVYLEVVAEDIPADKKVHTNRAFFTFVAVDQSGKPIDIPQLEPETDLEKELYEGALRRRQLRLVLGKRMKPSEAKELRSIFDMEE
- a CDS encoding OmpA family protein — encoded protein: MKFVFAGISLMIFTCLNAQNLIPNPSFEDYVLCPSNHSTIHEPIKTRHWISPTLGTPDLFSACALPVVSTPKNFAGIAYLPDGNNYVGMYFGSPRKSSNKSYREYLTCELKEQLKKGTKYKLEFFAKPATNSKFIGNKLSFTFSSDSIIVNDDNVLTNLPYQIILVDTLEVVNGWYKISNTFVANGTETFFTIGDFIPPEDGEFEEMFNMFSEITERISSYYLFDDFFLTDVNLENEDFQIEKPFSLGKIYFEFDSFELKETYIELEALARYMKLNNQLKLQIYGNTDSEGSEEYNDRLSIKRAQSVKEALLRFKVEENRIEVYGLGERESIYDFDSLNRRTEFLLLLEDFQSEDK
- a CDS encoding GPP34 family phosphoprotein; translation: MELNTLQKFLLLAQHPKKGAFATSHIYISYGIIGAILLELALLDKISIEKEILIVKNDRGVDHSMFSEVLTKIKSSKKPRKVKHWIIKLARESRAYKWTILNELVDQRIVRIESKKFLGFIPYKRHYLIDKRIRTKLIDQVKKNIFSKEDLIEKDVIVLGLVEACKMHRIITTDRGELKRLKKELKEIIKDSPIAETVDTTIKQVQATIMMAIIAASVTTTTTSN